One window of the Perca flavescens isolate YP-PL-M2 chromosome 5, PFLA_1.0, whole genome shotgun sequence genome contains the following:
- the drc10 gene encoding dynein regulatory complex protein 10, whose product MSAKGAMVLAKTKTQSEDALKNKDMSQKKLLSLEAQRISSILENCISQVEFAAALPTVLRFNSVSSVVDKELSRALQDHQILDKSLEGLIGLKQESDEEQGGEFGKARAQLEKDIKNSVRDLLRLVRAHPDALCGLRTKLGMELGESEYMLIQGLKKFHSHVVEQLLTSPDEELELLLHKQVSSSPAQDSEHLVLLEEEVSTSMKQIDAMISEKNVEIQNLQSGLNGNIRQDAGVSLLVEKQCQSHIKAAKIKHTSIQREIDRLNSQLNNLILENRQAEIVIQMKNEKVEAEIEYLLQTFDDVIGENQADLELNKMDYEMEEEELMKLKTSFSALEVECNQIQEKRRLAEEKRKEDMRELELKTKAAIFAQAWWRGYSTRKALKNKGKSKKAKKGKGKKTK is encoded by the exons ATGTCTGCAAAGGGAGCAATGGTGCTGGCGAAGACAAAGACCCAATCAGAAGATGCTCTAAAGAACAAAGACATGTCACAGAAGAAGCTGCTCTCTCTTGAGGCTCAACGCATCTCAAGCATATTGGAAAACTGCATTAGTCAAGTTGAGTTTGCAGCCGCTCTGCCTACTGTCCTCCGGTTTAACAGTGTGTCCAGTGTTGTGGACAAGGAGTTGAGCAGGGCACTTCAAGACCATCAAATATTAGATAAAAGTCTGGAGGGGCTAATAGGTCTCAAGCAGGAGTCAGATGAGGAGCAAGGAGGAGAATTTGGAAAAGCAAGGGCTCAACTTGAGAAGGACATCAAGAACTCTGTCAGGGATCTGCTCAGGCTTGTCCGAGCCCATCCAGATGCCCTTTGTGGTTTGAGGACAAAGCTAGGTATGGAATTAGGGGAGAGCGAGTACATGTTAATTCAAGGACTTAAGAAGTTCCACAGCCACGTGGTAGAACAGTTGCTGACCAGTCCGGATGAGGAGCTGGAGCTGCTTCTCCACAAGCAGGTGTCTTCATCCCCTGCCCAAGATTCGGAGCACCTGGTTTTATTGGAAGAAGAAGTATCTACAAGCATGAAGCAAATAGATGCGATG ATTTCTGAGAAAAATGTTGAGATCCAAAATTTGCAGAGTGGTTTGAATGGGAACATCAGACAAGACGCAGGTGTGTCCCTTCTCGTTGAGAAGCAGTGCCAGTCACATATCAAGGCTGCAAAGATAAAGCACACCAGTATACAGCGGGAGATTGATCGACTGAACAGTCAGCTCAACAATTTGATCCTTGaaaacaggcaggcagagatAGTAATCCAAATG AAAAATGAAAAGGTGGAGGCAGAAATTGAATACTTGCTCCAAACTTTTGACGATGTAATAGGAGAAAACCAG GCCGACCTGGagttaaataaaatggattatgaaatggaagaggaggagctgaTGAAACTGAAGACATCCTTTTCTGCCCTAGAGGTTGAGTGCAACCAGATCCAGGAGAAGCGTCGGCTggcagaagagaagagaaaggaaGATATGAGGGAGCTGGAGTTGAAGACCAAAGCTGCTATTTTTGCCCAAGCCTGGTGGAGAGGCTACAGTACTCGCAAGGCCTTGAAGAACAAGGGCAAAAGCAAGAAGGCCAAAAAAGGCAAAGGCAAGAAGACCAAATAA
- the tpcn1 gene encoding two pore calcium channel protein 1 isoform X2 — protein sequence MESDDDVPLILTWDEANHGLLNEETERGDENGGGGNYDIVNNAVISTPGPQIHRAQNVSLRQSWEMNYQEAAIYLQEGENNDKFFTHPRNPKALAAYLFAHNHLFYMMELLTGLLLMMLSLCEAPAVPSLRLDVYVHATLELLALVIVAFELCMKLRWLGFHTFIRHKRTMVKMCVLLLQFVEAIVVLIRQTSHMRVTRALRPIFLVDCRYCGAVRRNLRQIFQSLPPFIDILLLLLFFMVIFAMLGFCLFSPNTVDPYFSTLENSLVSLFVLLTTANFPDVMMPSYSKNRWSCVFFIVYLSIELYFIMNLLLAVVFDTFNDVEKMKFKSLLLHKRSAIDHAFQLLVSRQRPMGVSLKQFDGLMRFYRPRMSARDRFLTYKALNTSGAPMLSLQDFYKFYQVTGLKWKARRSGEHWFDDLPHTTFLIFKGINLLVKSKAFQYAMYVVVAINGVWILVETYTLNSGISWSKFVPWSYIVFLTIYGVEVLLKISGLGPMAYFSSGWNLFDFSVTVFAFLGLTALAFDMEPFYFIVVLRPLQLLRLFKIKQRYHNVLDTMFELFPRMASLGLTLIIFYYSFAIVGMEFFAEVVYPNCCNTSTVADSYRQINVTYGNKTVLEEGYYYLNNFNNILSSFVTLFELTVVNNWYIIMEGVTSMTTHWSRLYFMTFYIVTMVVMTIIVAFILDAFVFRMNYSRKNREQVENPEDENGIVFEVEVSRDEALSTLELYKQTCPGLSSLSSLQGVLQTMDRGGHSSLVYLGRRSRTKSDLSMKMYEEEIQHEWYAEYSRENLPEQDQSLERELDSPVSDPSPFPEPQLNAQTGPHGVN from the exons ATGGAGTCTGACGACGATGTGCCTCTCATCTTAACCTGGGACGAAGCCAACCACGGTCTGCTCAACgaggagactgagagaggagacGAAA atggaggaggaggcaaTTATGACATAGTGAACAACGCTGTGATCTCAACACCTGGGCCACAAATCCACAGAGCCCAAAACGTGTCCTTACGGCAAAGCTGGGAGATGAACTACCAAGAAGCAGCCATCTACCTGCAG GAGGGAGAGAACAATGATAAGTTCTTCACCCATCCTCGAAACCCAAAAGCGCTGGCAGCGTACCTGTTTGCTCACAACCACCTGTTCTACATGATGGAGCTTCTGACAGGCCTGCTGCTGATGATGCTGTCACTGTGTGAAGCTCCAGCTGTGCCCTCACTGCGCCTGGATGTCTAC GTCCATGCCACTCTGGAGCTGCTGGCTTTGGTTATTGTGGCATTTGAGCTATGCATGAAACTCCGCTGGTTAGGCTTCCACACCTTCATACGACACAAGAGGACCATGGTGAAG atgtgtgtgttgctgctaCAGTTCGTGGAGGCCATAGTGGTTCTAATCAGACAGACGTCTCACATGAGAGTGACCAGAGCTCTCAGACCCATTTTCCTGGTGGATTGTAGATACTGCGGTGCCGTGCGCAG AAACTTGCGTCAGATCTTCCAGTCCCTCCCACCTTTTATTGACATCCTCCTACTGCTGCTCTTCTTCATGGTTATATTTGCTATGTTGG GTTTCTGCCTCTTCTCGCCAAACACTGTTGACCCG TACTTCAGCACTCTGGAGAACAGCCTTGTCAGTCTGTTTGTGCTGCTGACCACAGCAAA TTTCCCTGATGTGATGATGCCATCGTACTCAAAGAACCGATGgtcctgtgttttcttcatTGTTTACCTCTCCATAGAGCTCTACTTCATCATGAACCTG ctcttgGCAGTGGTGTTTGATACGTTTAATGACGTTGAGAAGATGAAGTTTAAATCTCTTTTACTCCACAAACGCTCCGCTATTGACCATGCCTTTCAGCTGTTAGTTAGCCGGCAG AGGCCGATGGGCGTGTCGCTGAAACAGTTTGATGGTCTGATGCGATTTTACAGACCACGGATGTCTGCAAGAGACCGCTTCCTCACATATAAAGCTCTTAACACCTCAGGGGCTCCTATGCTCAG TCTACAGGACTTTTATAAGTTCTATCAGGTGACTGGCCTTAAATGGAAG gCACGACGCAGTGGAGAACATTGGTTTGATGACCTTCCACACACAACCTTCCTCATTTTCAAAG GCATTAACCTGCTTGTGAAGTCAAAGGCCTTCCAATATGCAATGT ATGTGGTGGTGGCCATCAATGGCGTGTGGATCCTCGTGGAGACGTACACGCTCAACA GTGGAATTTCATGGTCCAAATTTGTTCCCTGGAGTTACATTGTCTTTCTGACCA TTTATGGTGTTGAGGTGTTATTGAAAATATCTGGTTTGGGGCCAATGGCTTATTTCAGCTCTGGGTGGAATCT GTTTGACTTTTCAGTGACAGTGTTTGCCTTCCTGGGCCTGACTGCTCTTGCCTTCGATATGGAGCCGTTTTACTTCATCGTAGTTCTCAGACCACTTCAGCTGCTCCG GTTGTTTAAGATAAAGCAGAGGTATCATAATGTGTTGGACACCATGTTTGAGCTCTTCCCCAGGATGGCAAGTCTGGGGTTGACTTTAATCATCTTCTACTACTCATTTGCCATTGTTGGGATGGAGTTCTTTGCAGAGGTGGTTTACCCCAACTGCTGCAA cACCAGCACAGTGGCAGACTCCTACAGACAGATCAATGTCACCTATGGCAACAAAACGGTGTTGGAAGAAGGCTACTATTATCTCAATAACTTCAACAACATCCTCAGCAGCTTTG tGACTCTGTTTGAACTGACTGTGGTCAATAACTGGTACATTATCATG GAAGGAGTCACTTCTATGACAACCCACTGGAGCCGGCTCTACTTCATGACATTTTACATAGTTACCATG GTGGTGATGACCATCATCGTGGCGTTCATTCTGGATGCATTTGTGTTCCGCATGAACTACAGCCGCAAGAACCGGGAACAAGTGGAGAACCCAGAGG ATGAGAACGGGATAGTTTTTGAAGTAGAGGTGAGTCGTGATGAGGCTCTGTCCACTCTGGAGTTGTACAAACAGACTTGCCCAGGACTGTCCTCCCTCAGCTCTCTACAGGGAGTCCTACAAACTATGGACAGGGGAGGg CACTCGTCTCTGGTGTACCTAGGTCGCAGGTCTAGGACGAAGAGTGACCTCAGCATGAAAATGTATGAGGAGGAGATACAG CACGAGTGGTATGCAGAGTATTCAAGGGAAAACCTGCCTGAGCAAGACCAAAGCCTGGAGCGGGAGCTGGACAGTCCCGTCTCTGACCCATCTCCCTTCCCAGAGCCTCAGCTCAACGCACAGACTGGACCTCACGGGGTCAACTAA
- the tpcn1 gene encoding two pore calcium channel protein 1 isoform X1 has protein sequence MECISGQTAGSHEDQIHNGIPVVISSYALQLELDSIDGGGGNYDIVNNAVISTPGPQIHRAQNVSLRQSWEMNYQEAAIYLQEGENNDKFFTHPRNPKALAAYLFAHNHLFYMMELLTGLLLMMLSLCEAPAVPSLRLDVYVHATLELLALVIVAFELCMKLRWLGFHTFIRHKRTMVKMCVLLLQFVEAIVVLIRQTSHMRVTRALRPIFLVDCRYCGAVRRNLRQIFQSLPPFIDILLLLLFFMVIFAMLGFCLFSPNTVDPYFSTLENSLVSLFVLLTTANFPDVMMPSYSKNRWSCVFFIVYLSIELYFIMNLLLAVVFDTFNDVEKMKFKSLLLHKRSAIDHAFQLLVSRQRPMGVSLKQFDGLMRFYRPRMSARDRFLTYKALNTSGAPMLSLQDFYKFYQVTGLKWKARRSGEHWFDDLPHTTFLIFKGINLLVKSKAFQYAMYVVVAINGVWILVETYTLNSGISWSKFVPWSYIVFLTIYGVEVLLKISGLGPMAYFSSGWNLFDFSVTVFAFLGLTALAFDMEPFYFIVVLRPLQLLRLFKIKQRYHNVLDTMFELFPRMASLGLTLIIFYYSFAIVGMEFFAEVVYPNCCNTSTVADSYRQINVTYGNKTVLEEGYYYLNNFNNILSSFVTLFELTVVNNWYIIMEGVTSMTTHWSRLYFMTFYIVTMVVMTIIVAFILDAFVFRMNYSRKNREQVENPEDENGIVFEVEVSRDEALSTLELYKQTCPGLSSLSSLQGVLQTMDRGGHSSLVYLGRRSRTKSDLSMKMYEEEIQHEWYAEYSRENLPEQDQSLERELDSPVSDPSPFPEPQLNAQTGPHGVN, from the exons ATGGAGTGCATATCTGGACAGACAGCTGGTTCCCATGAAGATCAGATCCACAACGGGATTCCAGTAGTGATCTCCTCCTATGCCTTACAGTTAGAACTAGACAGCATTG atggaggaggaggcaaTTATGACATAGTGAACAACGCTGTGATCTCAACACCTGGGCCACAAATCCACAGAGCCCAAAACGTGTCCTTACGGCAAAGCTGGGAGATGAACTACCAAGAAGCAGCCATCTACCTGCAG GAGGGAGAGAACAATGATAAGTTCTTCACCCATCCTCGAAACCCAAAAGCGCTGGCAGCGTACCTGTTTGCTCACAACCACCTGTTCTACATGATGGAGCTTCTGACAGGCCTGCTGCTGATGATGCTGTCACTGTGTGAAGCTCCAGCTGTGCCCTCACTGCGCCTGGATGTCTAC GTCCATGCCACTCTGGAGCTGCTGGCTTTGGTTATTGTGGCATTTGAGCTATGCATGAAACTCCGCTGGTTAGGCTTCCACACCTTCATACGACACAAGAGGACCATGGTGAAG atgtgtgtgttgctgctaCAGTTCGTGGAGGCCATAGTGGTTCTAATCAGACAGACGTCTCACATGAGAGTGACCAGAGCTCTCAGACCCATTTTCCTGGTGGATTGTAGATACTGCGGTGCCGTGCGCAG AAACTTGCGTCAGATCTTCCAGTCCCTCCCACCTTTTATTGACATCCTCCTACTGCTGCTCTTCTTCATGGTTATATTTGCTATGTTGG GTTTCTGCCTCTTCTCGCCAAACACTGTTGACCCG TACTTCAGCACTCTGGAGAACAGCCTTGTCAGTCTGTTTGTGCTGCTGACCACAGCAAA TTTCCCTGATGTGATGATGCCATCGTACTCAAAGAACCGATGgtcctgtgttttcttcatTGTTTACCTCTCCATAGAGCTCTACTTCATCATGAACCTG ctcttgGCAGTGGTGTTTGATACGTTTAATGACGTTGAGAAGATGAAGTTTAAATCTCTTTTACTCCACAAACGCTCCGCTATTGACCATGCCTTTCAGCTGTTAGTTAGCCGGCAG AGGCCGATGGGCGTGTCGCTGAAACAGTTTGATGGTCTGATGCGATTTTACAGACCACGGATGTCTGCAAGAGACCGCTTCCTCACATATAAAGCTCTTAACACCTCAGGGGCTCCTATGCTCAG TCTACAGGACTTTTATAAGTTCTATCAGGTGACTGGCCTTAAATGGAAG gCACGACGCAGTGGAGAACATTGGTTTGATGACCTTCCACACACAACCTTCCTCATTTTCAAAG GCATTAACCTGCTTGTGAAGTCAAAGGCCTTCCAATATGCAATGT ATGTGGTGGTGGCCATCAATGGCGTGTGGATCCTCGTGGAGACGTACACGCTCAACA GTGGAATTTCATGGTCCAAATTTGTTCCCTGGAGTTACATTGTCTTTCTGACCA TTTATGGTGTTGAGGTGTTATTGAAAATATCTGGTTTGGGGCCAATGGCTTATTTCAGCTCTGGGTGGAATCT GTTTGACTTTTCAGTGACAGTGTTTGCCTTCCTGGGCCTGACTGCTCTTGCCTTCGATATGGAGCCGTTTTACTTCATCGTAGTTCTCAGACCACTTCAGCTGCTCCG GTTGTTTAAGATAAAGCAGAGGTATCATAATGTGTTGGACACCATGTTTGAGCTCTTCCCCAGGATGGCAAGTCTGGGGTTGACTTTAATCATCTTCTACTACTCATTTGCCATTGTTGGGATGGAGTTCTTTGCAGAGGTGGTTTACCCCAACTGCTGCAA cACCAGCACAGTGGCAGACTCCTACAGACAGATCAATGTCACCTATGGCAACAAAACGGTGTTGGAAGAAGGCTACTATTATCTCAATAACTTCAACAACATCCTCAGCAGCTTTG tGACTCTGTTTGAACTGACTGTGGTCAATAACTGGTACATTATCATG GAAGGAGTCACTTCTATGACAACCCACTGGAGCCGGCTCTACTTCATGACATTTTACATAGTTACCATG GTGGTGATGACCATCATCGTGGCGTTCATTCTGGATGCATTTGTGTTCCGCATGAACTACAGCCGCAAGAACCGGGAACAAGTGGAGAACCCAGAGG ATGAGAACGGGATAGTTTTTGAAGTAGAGGTGAGTCGTGATGAGGCTCTGTCCACTCTGGAGTTGTACAAACAGACTTGCCCAGGACTGTCCTCCCTCAGCTCTCTACAGGGAGTCCTACAAACTATGGACAGGGGAGGg CACTCGTCTCTGGTGTACCTAGGTCGCAGGTCTAGGACGAAGAGTGACCTCAGCATGAAAATGTATGAGGAGGAGATACAG CACGAGTGGTATGCAGAGTATTCAAGGGAAAACCTGCCTGAGCAAGACCAAAGCCTGGAGCGGGAGCTGGACAGTCCCGTCTCTGACCCATCTCCCTTCCCAGAGCCTCAGCTCAACGCACAGACTGGACCTCACGGGGTCAACTAA